From a single Oreochromis niloticus isolate F11D_XX linkage group LG3, O_niloticus_UMD_NMBU, whole genome shotgun sequence genomic region:
- the LOC109201255 gene encoding coxsackievirus and adenovirus receptor-like isoform X2, translating into MFPVTASLCSTLLFVGVFVFVSADQKIITAESGQDVTLTCRAPNSSSISIVEWSRADLGDEYVLLYRNGQFDPDEQHPSFKNRVDLQDRQMKDGDVSLILKDVTINDVGSYECRVKTGNNRRKRANLSGEPISIITLSVVVPPGQTGPSAGVIIGLSVSAVLLVAAPVGFLIFRKYKQRRSRDSIQHPSDMQQL; encoded by the exons ATGTTTCCTGTAACTGCGTCGCTCTGCTCGACTTTGCTGTTTGTCGGTGTCTTcgtgtttgtctctgcag accagaaaatcatcacagctgagtctggacaggacgtcactctgacatgtcgagctccaaacagcagcagcatctcaattgtagagtggagcagagctgacctgggagatgAATATGTTCTTTTGTACCGGAATGGGCAGTTTGATCCAGATgagcagcatccatcttttaagaaccgggtggatctgcaggacagacagatgaaggatggagacgtgtctttgattctgaaggatgtgacgattaatgatgTTGGATCATATGAGTGCCGTGTCAAGACAGGAAATAATCGCAGGAAAAGAGCTAATCTCAGTGGTGAACCCATCAGCATCATCACCCTGAGTGttgttgttcctccag gtcagacaggaccATCTGCTGGAGTGATCATCGGTCTGTCGGTTTCTGCTGTGCTTCTTGTTGCTGCTCCTGTTGGTTTTTTGATCtttagaaaatataaacaacgacggAGTCGGGATTCAATCCAGCATCCTAGTGACATGCAGCAGCTTTGA